The following are from one region of the Brevinema andersonii genome:
- a CDS encoding YbaB/EbfC family nucleoid-associated protein: protein MGPFDNIKDMMKMREQMNSYKKELEAMRIRASSKKDYVKITIDGERSIKHLEFSDEAMKLNKDDLAKYVKDAMKAAIKELEGIQKKNFKNSPLASLLQPGK from the coding sequence ATGGGACCTTTTGATAATATAAAAGATATGATGAAAATGCGCGAACAAATGAATTCTTATAAGAAAGAATTAGAAGCAATGCGCATAAGAGCATCTTCTAAAAAAGATTATGTGAAAATTACAATAGATGGCGAGCGGTCAATTAAGCATTTAGAATTCTCTGATGAAGCAATGAAGCTCAATAAAGACGATTTAGCGAAGTATGTTAAAGATGCTATGAAAGCAGCTATAAAAGAATTAGAAGGAATTCAGAAAAAGAATTTTAAAAATTCTCCATTAGCATCTCTGCTTCAGCCTGGGAAATAA
- the nifJ gene encoding pyruvate:ferredoxin (flavodoxin) oxidoreductase, with the protein MPSKMMTMDGNMAAAYVAYAFSEIAAIYPISPSTPMAELCDTWSAMGNQNIFGDTVRVIEMESEAGAAGAVHGSLQAGALTSTFTASQGLLLMIPNMYKMAGELLPAVFHVAARTVATHALSIYGDHSDVMACRQTGFALLASNNVQEAHDHALVAHLVTIKSRVPFVHFFEGYRISHEIQKIKVLENEDFKKLYDFKALEEFRGRALSPNHPVTRGSAQTPDIFFQAREASNSYYDNLPALVEEVMEQVSAVTGRKLSTVEYYGAEDAEKIIVAMGSVVDTIKSTIDYLSKQGQKVGVVGVHLYRPFPTAAFLNAIPKTVKKIAVLDRTKENGSIGEPLYLDVRSALYDQANAPLIVGGRYGLSSKDTTPQQIVAVYENLDQTEPKNRFTIGIVDDVTFLSLPIIEEIDIVPDGIIECKFYGIGSDGTVSANKSSISIIGDNTDLNVQAYFDYDSKKSGGYTVSHLRFGKNPIRMPYLVETPHFVGCSLPSYVYKYDMLKGLRDGGIFLLNTSWTPEEIDEKMPNHLKKYIAEHNINFYIIDATRVAREVGLGRRSNTILQAAFFKLSEVIPYAEAVEYMKASVKKAYGRKGDDIVKLNYDAIDRGVSDLIKIEPKPEWKDLDGSFDMLVNENAPDFVKIIASAVNSLNGDSLPVSAFSDYADGTMVAGTTKYEKRYVSDIVPEWIEDNCIQCNQCAFVCPHAVIRPFLINAEEKQTMPAMQTLAAVGATDLDYRISVSVADCTGCSACVEVCPGKGGVKALQMKEIATQEKEQINYDWLFKHVKPKNPFGKNNAKAVQFETPLFEFHSACPGCGETPYLKLVTQLFGDRMMIANTTGCTSIYGASMPSSPYTANDEGHGPSWANSLFEDNAEFGLGMHVARGKIRARAVALVENAISEDLVSPRAKAVFQEWLDFRDDDQKTREVTAKLQECLKSENSEIAKEIEKLEDFLVKPSMWIFGGDGWAYDIGFQGVDHVLSLHENVNMLVVDTEVYSNTGGQASKSTPLGAQAQFARSGKDGRKKNLGLMMATYGHVYVAQIAMGANKAHTLKVLQEAEAYPGPSLVIAYSPCIAHGIKGGLKDAQAEEKLAVDSGYWHLWRYNPLLELEGKNPFQLDSKEPNFELFKQFIGHEIRFSALGREFPQRAKELFDEAESQAKHLYRHYKRLAEMNFSDTI; encoded by the coding sequence ATGCCCAGTAAAATGATGACAATGGACGGAAATATGGCTGCTGCCTATGTAGCCTATGCTTTCAGCGAAATAGCTGCTATTTATCCGATCAGTCCGTCGACACCTATGGCAGAATTATGTGATACATGGTCTGCAATGGGGAATCAAAATATTTTTGGGGATACTGTTCGTGTGATAGAAATGGAATCCGAAGCCGGTGCTGCTGGTGCTGTACATGGCTCTTTACAAGCCGGGGCGTTAACATCGACTTTTACTGCATCTCAAGGTCTCTTACTGATGATTCCAAATATGTATAAAATGGCGGGGGAATTGTTGCCTGCTGTGTTTCATGTTGCTGCACGAACTGTAGCTACTCATGCTTTATCTATTTATGGTGATCATAGTGATGTTATGGCATGCCGTCAAACAGGTTTTGCATTGTTAGCATCGAATAATGTGCAAGAAGCCCATGATCATGCTTTAGTTGCACATCTTGTTACTATCAAGTCACGAGTACCTTTTGTCCATTTTTTTGAAGGATATAGGATTTCCCATGAAATTCAAAAGATTAAAGTTTTAGAAAATGAAGATTTTAAAAAACTATATGATTTCAAAGCACTAGAGGAATTCCGTGGTCGTGCGCTGAGTCCGAATCATCCTGTAACCCGAGGATCAGCTCAAACTCCGGATATTTTCTTTCAGGCCAGAGAAGCTAGTAATTCTTATTATGATAATTTACCGGCACTTGTTGAAGAAGTTATGGAGCAAGTTTCAGCAGTTACAGGGCGTAAATTGTCTACCGTAGAATATTATGGTGCAGAAGATGCAGAGAAAATTATTGTTGCAATGGGATCTGTGGTGGACACTATTAAATCAACTATTGATTATTTAAGCAAACAAGGGCAGAAAGTAGGGGTTGTTGGTGTGCACCTTTATAGACCATTTCCAACTGCTGCATTTCTTAATGCCATTCCGAAAACTGTGAAAAAAATTGCTGTGCTTGATCGTACTAAAGAAAATGGTTCAATTGGTGAACCTTTATACTTGGATGTACGTTCTGCTTTATATGATCAGGCAAATGCTCCTTTGATCGTTGGAGGACGTTATGGGTTGTCATCAAAAGATACAACGCCGCAGCAAATTGTCGCTGTTTACGAAAATCTTGATCAAACGGAACCTAAAAATCGTTTTACTATCGGGATCGTAGATGATGTTACTTTCTTATCATTGCCGATTATAGAAGAAATAGATATTGTTCCTGATGGTATTATAGAGTGTAAATTTTACGGTATAGGATCTGATGGTACAGTCAGTGCTAATAAGAGTTCTATTAGTATTATTGGAGATAATACAGATCTTAATGTACAGGCCTATTTTGATTATGATTCTAAAAAAAGCGGTGGCTATACGGTTTCGCATCTTCGTTTTGGAAAAAATCCTATTAGGATGCCTTATCTTGTGGAGACACCGCATTTTGTGGGATGCTCCCTACCTTCTTATGTCTACAAATATGACATGCTTAAAGGGCTTCGAGATGGCGGTATTTTTTTATTGAACACATCTTGGACTCCGGAAGAAATTGATGAAAAAATGCCCAATCATCTTAAAAAGTATATTGCTGAACATAATATTAATTTTTACATTATTGATGCAACTCGAGTAGCTCGTGAAGTAGGACTGGGGCGGCGTTCTAATACTATATTACAAGCTGCCTTTTTTAAATTATCGGAAGTTATCCCTTATGCAGAAGCAGTTGAATATATGAAAGCCAGTGTCAAAAAAGCTTACGGACGTAAAGGTGATGATATTGTCAAATTGAATTATGATGCTATTGATAGAGGTGTCAGTGATCTTATTAAAATTGAACCCAAGCCTGAGTGGAAAGATCTCGATGGTAGTTTTGATATGTTGGTGAATGAAAATGCTCCTGATTTTGTTAAAATTATTGCTTCAGCAGTCAACAGCTTGAATGGAGATTCTTTACCAGTAAGTGCTTTCAGTGATTATGCGGACGGTACGATGGTTGCTGGTACTACCAAATATGAAAAACGTTATGTTTCCGATATTGTTCCTGAATGGATAGAAGATAACTGTATTCAATGTAATCAGTGTGCTTTTGTATGTCCTCATGCTGTTATTCGCCCATTTTTAATTAATGCTGAAGAAAAACAAACAATGCCTGCGATGCAAACTTTAGCAGCTGTTGGTGCGACTGATTTAGATTATCGTATTTCTGTTTCGGTGGCGGATTGTACGGGTTGTTCAGCTTGTGTTGAAGTTTGTCCTGGAAAAGGAGGAGTCAAAGCCCTGCAAATGAAGGAAATTGCGACTCAGGAAAAAGAACAAATTAATTATGATTGGCTCTTTAAGCATGTCAAGCCGAAAAATCCTTTTGGTAAAAATAATGCCAAAGCGGTACAGTTTGAAACACCTCTATTTGAATTTCATTCTGCGTGTCCTGGATGTGGTGAAACACCATATTTAAAATTGGTGACGCAATTATTTGGTGATCGCATGATGATAGCAAATACAACAGGATGTACGTCAATTTATGGAGCTTCGATGCCTTCATCTCCATACACTGCTAACGACGAAGGTCATGGACCTTCATGGGCAAATTCTTTGTTTGAAGATAATGCTGAATTTGGTTTGGGAATGCATGTAGCACGTGGTAAAATCCGTGCTCGAGCGGTAGCACTTGTTGAAAATGCTATATCAGAAGATTTGGTTTCACCGAGAGCAAAAGCAGTATTTCAAGAATGGCTTGATTTTAGAGATGATGATCAAAAAACACGTGAAGTTACGGCAAAATTACAAGAGTGTTTAAAATCAGAAAATTCTGAGATTGCGAAAGAAATTGAAAAACTTGAAGACTTTCTAGTCAAACCTTCGATGTGGATTTTTGGTGGCGATGGATGGGCTTATGATATTGGTTTTCAGGGGGTGGATCATGTTTTATCCCTGCATGAAAATGTTAATATGTTAGTAGTTGATACAGAAGTTTATTCAAATACTGGTGGTCAGGCATCAAAATCAACACCTTTAGGAGCTCAGGCACAATTTGCTCGTTCTGGTAAAGATGGTCGTAAGAAAAATTTAGGTCTTATGATGGCAACTTATGGGCATGTTTATGTGGCTCAGATTGCTATGGGTGCTAATAAAGCTCATACACTTAAAGTTTTGCAGGAGGCAGAGGCATATCCTGGTCCTTCATTAGTGATTGCATATTCACCTTGTATAGCGCATGGTATTAAAGGAGGCTTAAAAGATGCGCAAGCGGAGGAAAAATTGGCTGTAGATTCAGGATACTGGCATTTGTGGCGTTATAATCCTTTATTAGAATTAGAAGGTAAAAATCCCTTTCAATTGGATTCCAAAGAGCCAAATTTTGAATTATTTAAGCAATTTATAGGGCATGAAATTCGTTTTAGTGCACTTGGAAGAGAATTTCCGCAACGTGCAAAAGAATTGTTTGATGAAGCCGAATCTCAAGCTAAACATCTCTATCGACATTACAAGCGATTAGCAGAAATGAATTTTTCTGATACAATTTAG
- a CDS encoding radical SAM protein, producing MYKHIYGPIPSRRLGISLGVDPIPHKTCPLNCIYCECGATNNFTTERKEYISIESILSEIDDFLECNIPPDFITFSGSGEPTLHARLGEMLSFLKKKYPHIKLAVLTNSIMLHDKALHNELLDADLIAPSLDAVSEDIFRKIDAPASNLDISKVSENLKEFAEKFLSYPNKQLWIEIFVVEGLNDTDHEIACFIDVLKNIPYSIVQLNRLDRAGTMSTLQPASMESLLHMKQCFIDAGLSNIEIIGKCKNRNDILNYQKSIETVVLESLARRSLSLDDLQAMTGMSAEKIGGYLDILQRENKIIVKIINGKIVYTRLNLK from the coding sequence ATGTATAAGCATATTTATGGCCCGATACCTTCACGACGTTTAGGAATTTCGTTGGGAGTAGATCCTATTCCGCACAAAACTTGCCCTTTGAATTGTATTTATTGCGAATGTGGGGCTACTAACAATTTTACTACAGAGCGTAAGGAATATATTTCTATTGAATCTATTCTTTCCGAAATTGACGATTTCCTTGAGTGTAATATTCCTCCCGATTTTATTACTTTTTCGGGATCTGGTGAACCTACACTTCATGCCCGGCTTGGTGAAATGCTTTCTTTTCTGAAAAAAAAATATCCTCATATCAAATTGGCAGTTTTGACGAATTCCATTATGCTGCATGATAAAGCATTGCATAATGAATTATTAGATGCGGATCTTATTGCACCATCGCTTGATGCAGTCAGTGAAGATATTTTTAGAAAAATTGATGCACCAGCTAGTAATCTTGATATAAGCAAGGTAAGTGAAAACCTGAAAGAATTTGCAGAAAAATTTTTATCATATCCTAATAAACAATTATGGATTGAAATTTTTGTTGTTGAAGGACTAAATGATACAGATCATGAAATTGCTTGTTTTATTGATGTATTGAAAAATATTCCATATTCTATCGTGCAGCTCAATCGTTTAGATAGAGCCGGTACGATGTCTACATTGCAGCCAGCTAGTATGGAAAGTTTATTGCACATGAAACAATGTTTTATTGATGCTGGTTTAAGTAATATAGAGATTATTGGTAAGTGTAAAAACCGGAATGATATTCTAAATTATCAAAAAAGCATAGAAACAGTTGTTTTAGAAAGCTTGGCAAGACGCTCCTTATCTTTAGATGATTTACAAGCAATGACAGGTATGTCTGCTGAAAAAATAGGAGGATACTTAGATATTCTACAACGCGAAAATAAA
- the dnaX gene encoding DNA polymerase III subunit gamma/tau — translation MSGYQVTARKWRPQDFSQVIGQEHVVTALSNAVLSSRLSHAYLFSGPRGVGKTSTARILAKVLNCVESPKVCGQCPACIEIASGQSLDVREIDGASNRGIEQIREIRDNAVYTPLSLKYKIFIIDEVHMLTKEASNALLKVLEEPPMHVIFMLATTESSKILPTIRSRCQHYILKKIPLEVVVERLSQISIAEGYEFQLSALEEIARAGDGSMRDSQTIFDQVALYSQGNLTLEAVREILGIPDILYFLQIIKAVLGADIVAILEQLNTYLAEVGGGISFAENLVKFLRNALLVKKVPIGSALLDFSPEMCVVLQETFAECSEKNILTLLDLALELYDTLRKESGERFWIESTLLKMVDFRNRISLSELRQEIFRILNHKPIPVKESLSNTMAVNTNLSTRMQEDIKPQPVKENKPDSMSTSDPNSAENIIRQLFDIS, via the coding sequence ATGTCCGGTTACCAAGTGACAGCCCGTAAATGGCGTCCTCAAGATTTTAGTCAAGTTATTGGTCAAGAACATGTTGTCACAGCGTTATCGAATGCCGTGCTGAGCAGCAGGTTATCTCATGCATATTTGTTTTCAGGGCCTAGAGGGGTAGGTAAGACAAGTACTGCACGTATTTTAGCAAAAGTATTGAATTGTGTAGAGAGTCCCAAAGTTTGTGGGCAATGTCCAGCATGTATTGAAATTGCTTCTGGCCAATCATTGGATGTACGAGAGATAGACGGAGCATCAAATAGAGGTATTGAACAAATTCGTGAAATCAGAGATAATGCTGTTTATACTCCTCTATCGCTTAAATATAAAATTTTTATTATTGATGAAGTTCATATGCTTACAAAGGAAGCTTCTAATGCCTTGCTTAAAGTGTTGGAAGAACCTCCTATGCATGTTATTTTTATGCTTGCAACTACAGAATCAAGTAAAATTTTACCAACTATCCGTTCTCGCTGCCAACATTATATCTTAAAAAAGATACCTCTTGAAGTCGTAGTTGAAAGGCTTTCTCAGATTTCTATTGCTGAAGGCTATGAATTTCAATTATCTGCCTTAGAAGAAATTGCACGTGCTGGTGATGGATCTATGCGTGATTCTCAAACAATTTTTGATCAAGTAGCTCTTTATTCTCAAGGTAATCTTACTCTTGAAGCTGTCAGAGAAATTTTAGGAATTCCTGACATATTATATTTTCTGCAAATCATAAAAGCAGTTTTAGGGGCAGATATTGTTGCAATACTAGAGCAATTAAACACTTACTTAGCAGAAGTTGGTGGTGGAATATCGTTTGCAGAGAATTTAGTAAAGTTTTTGCGCAATGCATTGTTGGTAAAGAAAGTACCGATAGGATCAGCTTTATTAGATTTTAGTCCAGAGATGTGTGTAGTACTTCAGGAAACATTTGCTGAGTGTTCCGAAAAAAATATACTGACATTGTTAGATCTTGCGTTAGAGTTATACGATACTCTAAGAAAAGAATCGGGAGAACGTTTTTGGATAGAAAGCACATTATTAAAAATGGTGGACTTTAGAAATAGAATTTCATTAAGTGAATTAAGACAGGAAATATTTCGTATTTTAAATCACAAGCCTATACCGGTTAAAGAATCATTAAGCAATACAATGGCTGTTAATACAAATTTATCAACACGTATGCAGGAGGATATTAAACCTCAGCCTGTTAAAGAGAATAAGCCTGATAGTATGTCAACTTCCGATCCGAACAGTGCAGAAAATATTATCCGTCAATTGTTTGATATTTCATAA
- a CDS encoding iron hydrogenase small subunit: MIQQMCRECIDKPLGEWAHHLLHTHFVQKPVIRSLEELLNK, from the coding sequence ATGATCCAGCAAATGTGCAGAGAATGTATTGATAAACCACTTGGTGAATGGGCTCATCATTTATTACATACACATTTTGTGCAAAAGCCGGTAATACGCTCTCTAGAAGAGTTGTTAAATAAATAA
- the recR gene encoding recombination mediator RecR gives MLPLPILKLAKLLGKMPHIGPKSAEKLAVWFVTDGRGLAPELGSILTNLQNSIDICDFCGYFIESGNTYCEFCSDPTRDALSICIVEAQLDILDIEASGAYKGKYFILGGVISPLEGKTISDLPFDKLKNIVREQEIKEIIIALGTTTEADVTAMYIKELLVDQNIKVTSLARGLSVGTSIRFAGKRSLAEAFKGRENF, from the coding sequence ATGCTTCCGTTGCCTATTCTTAAGTTGGCAAAACTATTAGGAAAAATGCCTCATATTGGCCCTAAAAGTGCCGAAAAATTAGCAGTATGGTTTGTAACAGATGGTAGAGGTCTTGCTCCTGAATTAGGTAGCATTTTAACAAATTTACAAAATTCTATTGATATTTGTGATTTTTGTGGCTATTTTATAGAATCGGGTAATACTTATTGTGAGTTTTGCTCGGATCCTACTCGTGATGCTTTGAGTATTTGTATTGTTGAAGCGCAATTGGATATTCTGGATATTGAGGCTTCAGGAGCTTATAAGGGGAAGTATTTTATTTTAGGTGGTGTTATTTCACCGTTAGAAGGAAAAACAATTTCTGATCTACCGTTTGATAAACTAAAAAATATAGTCCGAGAGCAAGAGATTAAAGAAATTATTATTGCACTTGGTACCACAACAGAAGCTGACGTGACAGCAATGTATATCAAAGAGTTATTAGTTGATCAGAATATAAAAGTAACAAGTTTAGCTAGGGGACTTTCTGTTGGTACTAGCATACGCTTTGCAGGGAAAAGAAGTTTAGCTGAGGCTTTTAAAGGACGGGAAAATTTTTAA
- a CDS encoding aminopeptidase, whose translation MPPSKNRSPYGYEPKNIWEESSKEQVAEIFAAAELYKSFSNEVRTERQAVSWVQNYAQNNGFKALETFSELKPGDKVFFSYENKNMFLAIIGSEPIKNGVNIIGAHLDAPRLDLKVRPLIEEFGIAMLKTHYYGGIKKYQWLNIPLAIHGTVIRGDGTSIEISIGDEENDPVFVISDLLPHLSRKIQGEKKLLDGIEAENLNLFVGSMPIQNEEFTEKVKAWILQELYQQFGIVEEDLISAELEVVPAFRTRDLGLDRSMIAGYAHDDRVCSFAAIEALTQIQDIPSRTSIVYLTDKEEIGSVGITGTASPALPLFIGEIFLKQQIHYSDLDLRRAFKDSCCLSADVGALLNPMYATVHDKYNASFLNCGIIIKKYTGSGGKYAGSDASAELVAKIRKIFNDNGVLWQASSMGKVDEGGGGTIAHLIARFGIPVIDCGIGVIGMHSPYEIISKADLFHMIKGYRSFFENA comes from the coding sequence ATGCCGCCGTCAAAAAATAGGTCACCATATGGGTATGAACCGAAAAATATTTGGGAAGAGTCCTCAAAAGAACAAGTTGCTGAAATTTTTGCTGCTGCTGAATTATATAAATCATTTTCCAATGAAGTTCGCACGGAACGTCAAGCTGTGTCTTGGGTGCAGAATTATGCTCAGAATAACGGTTTTAAAGCATTGGAAACTTTTTCCGAGTTAAAGCCAGGAGATAAAGTATTTTTTTCTTATGAAAATAAAAATATGTTTTTAGCAATTATTGGTAGTGAGCCTATCAAAAATGGTGTTAATATTATAGGGGCCCATCTGGATGCCCCTCGTTTAGATCTCAAAGTCCGACCTTTAATAGAAGAATTCGGTATTGCGATGCTCAAAACTCACTATTATGGGGGCATAAAAAAGTATCAATGGCTCAACATTCCATTAGCAATTCATGGGACTGTAATTCGTGGTGATGGCACATCAATTGAGATTAGCATAGGTGATGAAGAAAATGATCCTGTTTTTGTTATATCTGATTTATTACCTCATTTGTCACGCAAAATACAAGGTGAAAAAAAATTATTAGATGGTATAGAAGCCGAGAATTTGAATTTATTTGTTGGTTCGATGCCGATTCAAAATGAGGAGTTTACAGAAAAAGTAAAAGCATGGATTTTGCAAGAGCTTTATCAACAGTTTGGTATTGTTGAGGAAGATTTAATTTCTGCAGAACTGGAAGTAGTTCCTGCCTTTCGTACTAGAGATTTGGGATTGGATAGAAGCATGATAGCAGGCTATGCTCATGATGATAGAGTATGTTCTTTTGCTGCCATTGAGGCGTTAACACAAATTCAAGATATTCCGTCCCGGACTAGTATTGTTTATCTCACAGATAAAGAAGAAATCGGATCGGTTGGTATTACAGGGACGGCATCTCCGGCATTGCCATTATTTATAGGAGAAATTTTCCTTAAACAACAAATTCATTATTCTGATCTGGATTTGCGCCGGGCTTTTAAAGATTCTTGTTGTTTATCTGCAGATGTTGGCGCACTTTTGAATCCTATGTATGCTACTGTTCACGATAAATATAATGCATCTTTTCTCAATTGCGGTATCATTATTAAAAAATATACGGGTTCTGGTGGAAAATATGCTGGTTCTGATGCTTCTGCAGAATTAGTGGCTAAGATCAGAAAGATTTTTAATGATAATGGTGTTTTATGGCAGGCATCCTCAATGGGCAAGGTCGACGAAGGCGGCGGTGGAACAATAGCGCATTTGATAGCGCGTTTTGGTATTCCGGTTATTGACTGCGGTATAGGAGTTATCGGAATGCATTCTCCATATGAAATTATCAGTAAAGCGGATCTGTTTCATATGATCAAAGGATACCGCTCATTTTTTGAAAATGCTTGA
- the pyk gene encoding pyruvate kinase, giving the protein MKKTKIVCTMGPAVDDINILSGLLKAGMNVARMNFSHGSHDEHKKRIELVRQASKETGIPVAVLLDTKGPEIRTRNLKDGKEVTLVAGQEFVITTDDIVGDNTKVSVTYENFVQDLKLGDIILIDDGLIEMVVEKIKGNNVISRVLNNGILGERKGVNLPNVAVNLPALAENDIEDLEFGCRMGVDFVAASFIRKMSDVKEVKDILEKNGGTNIKIISKIENQEGLDNFEEILEISDGIMVARGDLGVEIPIEKIPLAQKEMIALCNQVGKPVITATQMLESMIRNPRPTRAEITDIANAIFDGTDAVMLSGETAKGAFPVEAVKVMQNIAREVDPLIEPIHANFEEQVNIAEAIARGTVEVALACSAKVIVLGTHTGRAAAAVRQYFPQIPVLAIADNELVARQLLLLRGVYSEVANPYLSDHEDFADFALQKAQEIFKLSKGDRVVLSYGRKIYTSGTTNSIRVLTIE; this is encoded by the coding sequence ATGAAAAAGACAAAAATTGTATGCACTATGGGGCCAGCTGTTGATGATATTAATATTTTATCCGGCTTGCTAAAAGCAGGAATGAACGTTGCTCGTATGAATTTTTCTCATGGGAGTCATGATGAGCACAAAAAACGTATAGAATTAGTACGTCAGGCATCTAAAGAAACAGGTATTCCTGTGGCTGTTCTGTTGGATACTAAAGGGCCGGAAATTCGCACAAGAAATCTGAAAGATGGTAAGGAAGTAACATTAGTTGCTGGGCAAGAATTCGTTATTACGACAGATGATATTGTTGGCGATAATACTAAAGTATCGGTTACCTATGAAAATTTTGTTCAAGATTTGAAGTTAGGTGATATTATTTTGATTGATGACGGATTAATCGAGATGGTAGTAGAAAAAATTAAAGGCAATAATGTAATTTCACGAGTCTTGAATAATGGTATCTTAGGTGAAAGAAAGGGTGTTAATCTTCCTAATGTGGCAGTAAATTTGCCCGCTCTTGCCGAAAACGATATTGAAGATTTGGAATTTGGATGCCGTATGGGAGTTGATTTTGTAGCTGCTTCTTTCATCCGTAAGATGTCTGATGTCAAGGAAGTAAAAGATATACTAGAGAAAAATGGCGGTACCAACATAAAAATAATTTCTAAAATTGAAAATCAAGAAGGATTAGATAATTTTGAAGAAATTTTAGAAATTTCTGATGGAATTATGGTTGCTCGTGGCGATCTGGGTGTTGAAATTCCAATTGAAAAAATACCTTTAGCTCAAAAGGAGATGATTGCATTGTGCAATCAGGTGGGTAAACCTGTAATTACAGCAACTCAAATGTTAGAATCAATGATAAGAAACCCTAGACCTACACGGGCTGAAATTACTGATATCGCTAATGCTATTTTTGATGGTACAGATGCAGTAATGTTATCAGGAGAAACTGCAAAAGGAGCATTTCCTGTTGAAGCAGTTAAAGTGATGCAAAATATAGCTCGAGAAGTGGATCCCCTAATCGAGCCTATCCATGCTAATTTTGAAGAACAAGTTAATATTGCAGAAGCAATTGCGCGTGGTACAGTAGAAGTTGCGCTTGCTTGTAGTGCTAAAGTTATTGTTTTAGGCACACATACAGGGAGAGCTGCTGCTGCTGTCCGGCAATATTTCCCTCAAATTCCTGTACTCGCTATAGCTGATAACGAATTAGTGGCCAGACAGCTGCTTTTGTTGAGAGGAGTATATTCAGAAGTTGCTAATCCTTATCTTTCCGATCATGAAGATTTTGCTGATTTTGCTCTTCAAAAAGCTCAAGAAATTTTTAAATTAAGTAAAGGTGATCGTGTAGTCTTGTCTTATGGAAGGAAAATTTATACGTCTGGTACTACTAATAGTATTAGAGTTTTAACCATAGAGTAA